One segment of Panicum virgatum strain AP13 chromosome 1K, P.virgatum_v5, whole genome shotgun sequence DNA contains the following:
- the LOC120641191 gene encoding endoglucanase 7-like has protein sequence MSGAGTAPSCRRRQLGGALLLVLVVLAGGLGGAEGKAHNYGDALQKSLLYFEAQRSGRLPHSQRVTWRHHSGLTDGLEQGVDLVGGYYDAGDHVKFGLPMAFTVTMLSWSLIEYGGDVAAAGELGHALEAVKWGTDYFIKAHTQPDELWAEVGDGDTDHYCWQRPEDMTTSRQAYKVDRDHPGSDVAGETAAAMAAASIVFRDANPHYAHLLLHHAQQLFEFADKYRGKYDSSIAEVKSYYASVSGYKDELLWAALWLHRATGRAEYLDYVVDNADSFGGTGWAINEFSWDVKYAGVQILATRLLLRGEHAARHRSTLERYRAKAERYVCACLGRNADGGRNVERSPGGMLYIRQWNNMQYVTSAAFLLSAYSDYLAEAGVGAVSCGEGGALAAASEVFALARAQVDYVLGTNPRGVSYLVGYGPKYPNRVHHRAASIVPYKHSKEFIGCTQGFDHWFGRRSSNPNVLVGAIVGGPDRRDRFRDNRENYMQTEACTYNTAPMVGMFAKLHRMARQEREQGPTPPAAAAV, from the exons ATGAGCGGCGCGGGCACCGCGCCatcgtgccggcggcggcagctcgggGGCGCGCTTCTGCTGGTGCTGGTTGTCCTCGCGGGTGGTCTCGGCGGAGCCGAGGGGAAGGCGCACAACTACGGGGACGCGCTGCAGAAGAGCCTGCTCTACTTCGAGGCGCAGCGGTCGGGGCGGCTCCCGCACAGCCAGCGCGTCACCTGGCGCCACCACTCCGGCCTCACCGACGGCCTCGAGCAAGGG GTGGATCTGGTGGGCGGCTACTACGACGCCGGGGACCATGTCAAGTTCGGCCTGCCCATGGCGTTCACGGTGACGATGCTGTCGTGGAGCCTGATCGAGTacggcggcgacgtcgcggcggccggcgagctcggccacGCGCTCGAGGCCGTCAAGTGGGGCACCGACTACTTCATCAAGGCGCACACCCAGCCCGACGAGCTCTGGGCCGAG GTGGGCGACGGCGACACGGATCACTACTGCTGGCAGCGGCCGGAGGACATGACGACGTCGCGGCAGGCGTACAAGGTCGACCGCGACCACCCGGGCTCCGACGTCGCCGGCGAgaccgcggcggccatggccgccgcctccatcgtcTTCCGCGACGCCAACCCGCACTACGCGCACCTTCTCCTGCACCACGCCCAGCAG CTGTTCGAGTTCGCCGACAAGTACAGGGGCAAATACGACAGCAGCATCGCGGAGGTGAAGAGCTACTACGCGTCGGTGAGCGGGTACAAGGACGAGCTCCTGTGGGCCGCCCTCTGGCTCCACCGCGCCACCGGCCGGGCCGAGTACCTCGACTACGTCGTCGACAACGCCGACTCCTTCGGCGGCACCGGCTGGGCCATCAACGAGTTCAGCTGGGACGTCAAGTACGCCGGCGTCCAGATCCTAGCCACAAGG CTGCTGCTGAGAGGGGAGCACGCGGCGCGCCACCGGAGCACGCTGGAGCGGTATAGGGCCAAGGCGGAGCGCTACGTGTGCGCGTGCCTGGGCCGGAACGCGGACGGCGGACGGAACGTGGAGCGCAGCCCCGGCGGGATGCTCTACATCCGGCAGTGGAACAACATGCAGTACGTGACCAGCGCGGCGTTCCTGCTCTCGGCCTACTCCGACTACCTGGCCGAGGCCGGCGTCGGGGCCGTGTCGTGCGGGGAGGGCGGCGctttggcggcggcgtcggaggtGTTCGCGCTCGCCAGGGCGCAGGTGGACTACGTGCTGGGCACCAACCCCAGGGGGGTCAGCTACCTGGTCGGGTACGGCCCCAAGTACCCCAACCGGGTGCACCaccgcgccgcctccatcgtGCCGTACAAGCACAGCAAGGAGTTCATCGGCTGCACGCAGGGGTTCGACCACTGGTtcggccgccggagctccaACCCCAACGTGCTCGTCGGCGCCATCGTCGGCGGGCCCGACCGCCGGGACAGGTTCAGGGACAACCGGGAGAACTACATGCAGACGGAGGCGTGCACCTATAACACGGCGCCCATGGTCGGCATGTTCGCCAAGCTGCACCGGATGGCGCggcaggagcgggagcagggcccgacgccgccggcggcggcggcggtgtaa
- the LOC120641172 gene encoding 40S ribosomal protein S8-like, which yields MGISRDSMHKRRATGGKQKAWRKKRKYELGRQPANTKLSSNKTVRRETYLSSILLGSRDKVRLQLRKQRRATTSRGSLRSVSRDAHLTPTLKSNLAVEVCWRAFLPALGSVAELTGMEYQHSVFLS from the exons atgg GTATCTCGCGTGACTCGATGCACAAGCGCCGGGCCACCGGTGGGAAGCAGAAGGCCTGGAGGAAGAAGCGAAA GTACGAGCTCGGCCGCCAGCCAGCCAACACCAAGTTGTCAAGCAACAAGACGGTGAGGAGGGAAACATACCTCAGCAGCATCCTTCTTGGCAGCAG GGACAAGGTGAGGCTGCAGCTGAGGAAGCAAAGAAGAGCAACCACGTCCAGAGGAAGCTTGAGAAGCGTCAGCAGGGACGCACACTTGACCCCCACATTGAAGAGCAATTTGGCAGTGGAAGTCTGTTGGCGTGCATTTCTTCCCGCCCTGGGCAGTGTGGCAGAGTTGACGGGTATGGAATATCAGCATTCTGTTTTTCTTTCTTAA